The Streptomyces bacillaris sequence GACGGGGTCGTGGTCGGGCGCGGGTGCCTCGGGCGGCCCTGGCTCTTCGCCGACCTGGTCAGTGCCATGGAGGGGCGTACGGAACGGCACGCGCCCACCCTGCGCGAGGTCGCGGACGTCATGGTGCGCCATGCGACGCTCCTGGGGGAGTGGATCGGTGACGAGGCCCGGGGCGTCATCGACTTCCGCAAGCACGTCGCCTGGTATCTCAAGGGCTTCGCCGTCGGCTCCGAGATGCGCAAGAAGCTCGCCATCACCTCCTCGCTGGAGGAGCTGGCCTCCCAGCTGCACGAGCTGGACCTCGACCAGCCCTGGCCGGACGGCGCCGACGGGCCCCGGGGGCGGACCTCCGGCAACAACCGGGTCGTCCTGCCGGACGGCTGGCTCAAGGACCCGTACGACTGCGCCGGGGTCAGCGCCGACGCGGAGCTGGACACCTCCGGCGGCTGAGGCGGCGGGAGCCCGGGCCCGTACCCGTACCTGCGCGGAAGCCGGGTCCGTGTCCCCGCCCGCGATGCGTACCCGCGCGGGAGCCGGGCCCGTTTCCGTACGCGTACGGCTCGTGCCCCGGCCTCTGCCCTCGTCGTACGTCCAGGGCCCCGTACCCGTAAGCCTCAGCCCGTCACGTCCGGGCCCGCCCGCCGCTCCAGCGGCGCCGCCGCCGCGGAGTTCATCACGTTGAAGACCACGCTGCCCGCCCGGTAGCGGTCGTCCGTCCACTCGATGGCCCGGCCCGCCGCCGTGCACGACAGGTGGCGCTGGCGCAGCAGCGGGCTGGCGCGGCGGACCTGGAGGAGGCGGGCGTCCTCGCTGCCGGCCGCCACCGCGTCGATCAGGTGCTCGCCGTAGTGCGCCACGATGTCCGCCCGCTCCGCGATGCTGTCCATGATCGAGACGCAGTCCTCCGGCAGCTCCAGGACCGCCGGGGCCACCCAGTCCGCGTACACCGTCCGCTCGACCATCACCGGTTCGCCGTCCAGGTGGCGCAGGCGCAGGACGTAGAGGATCTCGGTGCCCGGCTCCGCGTCCAGGCGGTCGGCCTCCTCGTCGGTGGCCGGGCGCAGGGTGCGGGTCAGGATGCGGCTGGTGACCTCGCACCCCATGGCCTGTGCCCACTGCGCGAAGCTGTTGAGCTGTTGGAAGCTCTGGCGGCGCTCCTGGCGCAGGACCACCCGCCGGGCCCCCTGCCGGGAGCCGATCAGGCCCTCGGAGGCCAGCAGCGCCACCGCCTGGCGGACCGTGCCGCGGGAGACCGACCAGCGGGTGGCGAGGTCGCTCTCGGAGGGCAGCCGGGAGCCCAGCGGGTACGTGCCCGTCCGGATGGCGTGCCGCAGCGACTCGGCGATCTCCCGGTAGCGCGTAGCGCCCACGCGTCCCCCTTGGCTTCATGTGAACCGTGCGTTGTGTACAGGTCCGCTCTTCCGTGACGGTCCTGCCGCTCACTCTAGCGTCGTCGTGACACGTTTCGATGCGAGGTCGTTATCTACCACAAGCCCTGGATAGTGGGCTTTCCTCTTCCCGCCCTCTTGCGGCACCAGACATGGGACGTTAACTTCCCGGACACCTGGCCCGGGCGAACTGGTGCCAGCTTGTATGAACAAGTGGCCCTCACACTTCGCTTCCGGGAGATACCACCGTGCGCAGAGCCCGACCCCGTCCCCGTATCCGCGCCAACGGCCGTACCGTTGCCGCTCTCGCCCTCACCACCGCCACCCTCACCGTCCTCACCGCCTGCGGTGCCGCGCCCGAGGAGAAGGCCGAGGCCGGGGCGAACGGTGTGAAGTCCGCCGACGCCACCTCGGTCGCCGACTTCGGCGGGATGGAGAAGCTGGTCGCCGCCGCCGAGAAGGAGGGCGAGCTGAACGTCATCGCCCTGCCGCCGGACTGGGCCAACTACGGCGAGCTGATCAAGACCTTCCAGGAGAAGTACAAGGTCAAGATCAAGAGCGAGACGCCGGACGCCTCCAGCGCCGACGAGATAGCCGCCGTCAAGTCCCGCAAGGGCCAGAAGCGCGCCCCCGACGTCCTCGACCTCGGCATCGCCTTCGCCCGCAGCGGCGCGGCCGAGAACCTCTTCGCCCCGTACAAGGTCACCGCCTGGGACAAGATCCCCGACAGCCAGAAGGACGCCGACGGCCGCTGGTAC is a genomic window containing:
- a CDS encoding GntR family transcriptional regulator yields the protein MGATRYREIAESLRHAIRTGTYPLGSRLPSESDLATRWSVSRGTVRQAVALLASEGLIGSRQGARRVVLRQERRQSFQQLNSFAQWAQAMGCEVTSRILTRTLRPATDEEADRLDAEPGTEILYVLRLRHLDGEPVMVERTVYADWVAPAVLELPEDCVSIMDSIAERADIVAHYGEHLIDAVAAGSEDARLLQVRRASPLLRQRHLSCTAAGRAIEWTDDRYRAGSVVFNVMNSAAAAPLERRAGPDVTG